The Streptomyces sp. SS1-1 genome has a segment encoding these proteins:
- a CDS encoding DeoR/GlpR family DNA-binding transcription regulator, producing the protein MSENQNLLAEQRRALILDEVRRRGGVRVNELTRKLGVSDMTVRRDLDALARQGVLEKVHGGAVPVVEASTHEPGFEAKSGLELTAKEDIARAAAELVAPGSAIALSGGTTTYALAHRLVDVPDLTVVTNSVRVADVFHAAQRTTGPRQGAATVVLTGGVRTPSDSLVGPVADQAIAALHFDMLFLGVHGISAEAGLSTPNLAEAETNRRLVQSARRVVVIADHTKWGVVGLSSFATLEQVDTLVTDSGLDAGVRAEIAEHLRLVVAGEPDEGTDI; encoded by the coding sequence GTGAGCGAGAATCAGAACCTCCTCGCGGAGCAGCGACGCGCCCTGATCCTGGACGAGGTACGGCGCCGGGGCGGGGTGCGGGTCAACGAGCTGACGCGCAAGCTCGGTGTGTCGGACATGACGGTGCGCCGGGACCTCGACGCGCTCGCCCGGCAGGGCGTGCTGGAGAAGGTGCACGGCGGCGCCGTCCCGGTGGTCGAGGCGAGCACGCACGAGCCGGGCTTCGAGGCCAAGTCGGGGCTGGAGCTGACGGCGAAGGAGGACATCGCGCGGGCGGCGGCCGAGCTGGTGGCGCCGGGCAGCGCGATCGCCCTGTCCGGCGGCACGACGACCTACGCGCTGGCGCATCGCCTGGTCGACGTCCCCGATCTGACGGTGGTCACCAACTCGGTGCGGGTGGCCGACGTCTTCCACGCCGCGCAGCGCACGACCGGCCCCCGGCAGGGCGCGGCCACGGTCGTGCTCACCGGCGGGGTGCGTACCCCGTCCGACTCGCTGGTGGGCCCGGTCGCCGACCAGGCGATCGCGGCGCTCCACTTCGACATGCTGTTCCTCGGGGTGCACGGGATATCGGCCGAGGCGGGTCTGTCGACGCCGAATCTGGCGGAGGCCGAGACCAACCGGCGTCTGGTGCAGTCGGCGCGGCGGGTCGTGGTGATCGCCGACCACACCAAGTGGGGTGTGGTGGGGCTGAGTTCGTTCGCGACGCTGGAGCAGGTCGACACGCTGGTCACGGACTCCGGGCTGGACGCGGGCGTCCGCGCGGAGATCGCGGAGCATCTGCGGCTGGTGGTGGCGGGCGAGCCCGATGAGGGTACAGACATCTGA
- a CDS encoding glycosyltransferase — protein sequence MGQTARVSAFAWIAVCSLSGWLWLLLCQGFFWRTDVRLPRRTDPGEWPSVCVVVPARDEAAVLPASLPSLLAQEYPGRAEVFLVDDGSGDGTGELARRLAREHGGLPLTVDSPGEPPAGWTGKLWAVRHGIGLARAREPEYLLLTDADIAHAPDSLRELVAAARAGGFDAVSQMARLRVDSLWERLVVPAFVYFFAQLYPFRRIGRRGARTAAAAGGCVLLRTDTAVRARIPDAIRGAVIDDVALARAVKRGGGRIWLGLADRVDSVRPYPRLADLWRMVSRSAYAQLRHQPLLLLGTIAGLALVYLVPPAGLAWGAATGDGVTAVLGGLAWLVMTGTYVPMLRYYRQPLWLAPLLPVTAFLYLLMTADSAVQHYRGRGAAWKGRTYTRPGTVPEEG from the coding sequence GTGGGGCAGACTGCGCGCGTGAGCGCCTTCGCGTGGATCGCCGTCTGCTCCCTGTCCGGCTGGCTGTGGCTGCTGCTGTGCCAGGGCTTCTTCTGGCGTACGGACGTCAGGCTCCCGCGGCGTACGGATCCCGGGGAGTGGCCGTCCGTCTGTGTGGTCGTGCCCGCGCGGGACGAGGCGGCGGTGCTGCCCGCGAGTCTGCCGTCGCTGCTCGCCCAGGAGTATCCGGGGCGCGCGGAGGTCTTCCTCGTCGACGACGGCAGCGGCGACGGCACGGGTGAGCTGGCCCGGCGTCTCGCGCGTGAGCACGGCGGCCTGCCGCTGACCGTGGACTCCCCCGGCGAACCGCCGGCCGGCTGGACAGGCAAGCTCTGGGCGGTGCGCCATGGCATCGGGCTGGCCCGCGCGCGGGAGCCCGAGTACCTGCTCCTGACGGACGCGGACATCGCGCACGCCCCGGACAGTCTGCGGGAGCTGGTGGCGGCGGCCCGCGCGGGCGGCTTCGACGCCGTCTCGCAGATGGCCCGGCTGCGGGTGGACAGCCTGTGGGAGCGGCTGGTGGTGCCGGCGTTCGTGTACTTCTTCGCGCAGCTGTATCCGTTCCGCCGGATCGGCCGGAGGGGGGCGCGGACGGCCGCGGCGGCGGGTGGCTGTGTGCTGCTGCGGACCGATACGGCCGTGCGGGCGCGTATCCCGGACGCCATCCGGGGTGCCGTGATCGACGACGTGGCGCTCGCGCGCGCGGTCAAGCGCGGCGGGGGCCGGATCTGGCTGGGGCTGGCGGACCGGGTCGACAGTGTGCGGCCGTATCCGCGGCTGGCCGACCTGTGGCGGATGGTCTCGCGCAGCGCCTACGCGCAGCTGCGGCACCAGCCCCTGCTGCTGCTCGGGACGATCGCCGGGCTGGCGCTGGTCTATCTGGTGCCGCCGGCGGGTCTGGCCTGGGGCGCCGCCACCGGGGACGGTGTGACGGCGGTCCTGGGGGGCCTGGCGTGGCTGGTGATGACCGGGACGTACGTGCCGATGCTCCGTTATTACCGGCAGCCGTTGTGGCTGGCTCCGCTGCTGCCGGTGACGGCGTTCCTCTATCTGCTGATGACGGCGGACTCCGCTGTCCAGCACTACCGGGGGCGCGGCGCGGCCTGGAAGGGCCGCACCTACACGCGTCCCGGCACGGTGCCCGAGGAGGGCTGA
- a CDS encoding TerD family protein, with translation MSKGSNVPVPATALTVELGWHPAPGTPDVDASALLLVGGKVRSDADFVFYNQPAHASGAVRHEGKTNTGGRITDRLVVDLPRVEPAIETVILAASADGGAFGQVPGLYIEVRDAAQGTVVARFDSTGATVETAFVLGEFYRRQGAWKFRAVGQGYDTGLAGLATDYGISVDEPQQAAAPAAPMTPPPPPAPPVTMPPPPVTVAPPAMPPVPPPVPQAPPVSLSKVTLTKSAPSVSLTKQGGTSGAMRVNLNWQVRKQFSGWASKLGRPVAMHDDLDLDLCALYELSDGRKGVIQALGNAYGALHQPPYIHLDGDDRTGAVAGGENLTINLDHKQAFSRILVFVTIYQGARSFADLNATVTLTPQHGAPIDFSLDECTVPSTVCALALITRNGDDLVVQREARYLVPERGVSPQRTVDHAYGWGMNWTPGRK, from the coding sequence ATGTCGAAAGGGTCCAATGTTCCGGTGCCGGCCACGGCATTGACGGTCGAATTGGGCTGGCACCCGGCGCCGGGCACCCCCGACGTGGACGCCTCGGCCCTGCTCCTCGTCGGCGGAAAGGTCCGCTCCGACGCCGACTTCGTCTTCTACAACCAACCCGCGCACGCCTCCGGAGCCGTCCGGCACGAGGGCAAGACGAACACCGGCGGGCGGATCACCGACCGCCTCGTCGTCGACCTCCCGCGCGTGGAGCCCGCGATCGAGACCGTCATCCTCGCCGCGTCCGCGGACGGCGGCGCCTTCGGCCAGGTGCCGGGCCTCTACATCGAGGTCAGGGACGCCGCGCAGGGCACCGTCGTCGCCCGCTTCGACAGCACCGGCGCCACCGTGGAGACGGCCTTCGTCCTGGGCGAGTTCTACCGTCGCCAGGGCGCCTGGAAGTTCCGCGCCGTCGGCCAGGGCTACGACACCGGCCTCGCCGGCCTCGCCACCGACTACGGCATCAGCGTCGACGAACCCCAGCAGGCCGCCGCGCCCGCCGCCCCCATGACCCCGCCCCCGCCGCCGGCCCCGCCCGTCACGATGCCCCCGCCGCCGGTGACCGTGGCCCCGCCCGCCATGCCGCCGGTCCCGCCGCCCGTCCCGCAGGCGCCCCCGGTCAGCCTGAGCAAGGTGACGCTCACCAAGTCCGCCCCGTCCGTCTCCCTCACCAAGCAGGGCGGCACCTCGGGCGCCATGCGCGTCAACCTCAACTGGCAGGTGCGCAAGCAGTTCTCCGGCTGGGCGAGCAAACTGGGCCGCCCGGTCGCCATGCACGACGACCTCGACCTCGACCTGTGCGCCCTGTACGAGCTGTCCGACGGGCGCAAGGGCGTCATCCAGGCCCTCGGCAACGCCTACGGAGCGCTGCACCAGCCGCCGTACATCCACCTCGACGGCGACGACCGCACCGGCGCCGTGGCCGGCGGCGAGAACCTCACCATCAACCTCGACCACAAGCAGGCCTTCAGCCGCATCCTGGTCTTCGTCACCATCTACCAGGGCGCCCGCTCCTTCGCCGACCTGAACGCCACCGTCACCCTCACCCCGCAGCACGGCGCCCCGATCGACTTCTCCCTCGACGAGTGCACCGTCCCCTCCACGGTGTGCGCCCTCGCCCTGATCACCCGCAACGGCGACGACCTCGTCGTCCAGCGCGAGGCCCGCTACCTGGTCCCCGAACGCGGCGTCAGCCCCCAGCGCACCGTCGACCACGCCTACGGCTGGGGCATGAACTGGACCCCCGGCCGCAAGTAG
- a CDS encoding DUF6643 family protein, which yields MTSPRSTYGGGYYSASFPDTPIYDSLVAERGTPQIAPIRVPAAYDSPASHLPALPSALPALPAGPSQPSYGYPQTPQPAPLQQAPAAYIPQQAAPRGYPGPQAPQQPRPVAPGGMGYEAMRPAAPRPAAQQYQDPYNNQQQYRGY from the coding sequence ATGACCTCCCCCCGCTCCACGTATGGCGGCGGCTACTACTCCGCCTCCTTCCCGGACACCCCGATCTACGACTCGCTCGTGGCCGAGCGGGGCACCCCGCAGATCGCCCCGATCCGGGTCCCCGCCGCGTACGACAGCCCGGCCAGTCATCTGCCCGCACTGCCGTCCGCGCTCCCCGCCCTCCCGGCGGGCCCGTCCCAGCCCTCCTACGGCTACCCGCAGACGCCGCAGCCCGCTCCGCTGCAGCAGGCGCCCGCGGCGTACATCCCGCAGCAGGCCGCCCCGCGGGGCTACCCCGGACCGCAGGCTCCGCAGCAGCCTCGCCCGGTGGCCCCCGGCGGCATGGGCTACGAGGCCATGCGCCCCGCGGCTCCCCGGCCCGCCGCGCAGCAGTACCAGGATCCGTACAACAATCAGCAGCAGTACCGCGGATACTGA
- a CDS encoding glutamate racemase — protein MKIALMDSGIGLLAATAAVRRLRPDADLVLSLDPDGMPWGPRTPEDLTGRALAVAEAAAAHRPDALIIGCNTATVHALPTLRARLEPGIPVVGTVPAIKPAAAGGGPVAIWATPATTGSPYQRGLIKDFADGVPVAEVPCYGLAEAVEHADETAIDAAVAAAAALTPDDVTTVVLGCTHYELVAERIRAAVQRPGFPPLVLHGSAGAVAAQALRRLGEQPTPGAAATGTLTVLLSGREGTLPEAALTYAEGRLLKATSPAG, from the coding sequence GTGAAGATCGCGCTGATGGACTCCGGAATCGGCCTGCTGGCGGCGACGGCCGCCGTACGGCGGCTGCGACCCGACGCGGATCTCGTCCTCTCCCTCGACCCCGACGGCATGCCCTGGGGACCGAGGACCCCCGAGGACCTCACCGGGCGTGCCCTGGCCGTCGCCGAGGCCGCCGCCGCGCACCGCCCCGACGCCCTGATCATCGGCTGCAACACCGCCACCGTGCACGCCCTGCCCACCCTGCGCGCCCGCCTCGAACCCGGCATACCGGTCGTCGGCACGGTCCCGGCGATCAAGCCGGCCGCCGCCGGCGGCGGCCCCGTCGCCATCTGGGCCACCCCCGCCACCACCGGCAGCCCCTACCAGCGCGGACTGATCAAGGACTTCGCGGACGGTGTCCCGGTCGCCGAGGTCCCCTGCTACGGACTGGCCGAGGCCGTCGAGCACGCGGACGAGACGGCCATCGACGCCGCCGTCGCCGCGGCCGCCGCGCTCACCCCCGACGACGTCACCACCGTCGTCCTGGGCTGCACCCACTACGAGCTGGTCGCCGAGCGCATCCGTGCCGCCGTGCAGCGCCCCGGCTTCCCGCCGCTCGTCCTGCACGGCTCCGCCGGGGCGGTCGCCGCGCAGGCGCTGCGCCGGCTCGGCGAGCAGCCCACCCCGGGGGCCGCTGCCACCGGCACCCTGACCGTGCTGCTCAGCGGCCGCGAGGGCACCCTGCCGGAGGCCGCCCTCACCTACGCGGAAGGCCGGCTGCTCAAGGCGACCAGCCCCGCCGGCTGA
- a CDS encoding SRPBCC family protein, translating to MAHLLREVGLDFVGAAPVRHVFARETAAPPEAVYSALAEDVAGWTQWYGAVTLARPLDGGARREIRLMGGTRFEETVLAAERPEVYAYRVDLTNAPGSRAIVEEWRLAPAGAGTRVQWTIAVDGTAPFRTSVRLARPGLARAFRGAVTSLDRRLAASAS from the coding sequence ATGGCTCATCTGCTGCGTGAAGTGGGACTCGACTTCGTCGGGGCCGCTCCCGTACGGCATGTCTTCGCGCGGGAGACGGCCGCGCCGCCGGAGGCGGTGTACTCGGCGCTCGCCGAGGACGTGGCCGGGTGGACACAGTGGTACGGCGCGGTGACGCTGGCCCGGCCGCTGGACGGCGGGGCGCGGCGCGAGATCCGGCTCATGGGCGGCACCCGCTTCGAGGAGACGGTCCTGGCGGCCGAGCGCCCCGAGGTGTACGCCTACCGCGTCGACCTGACGAACGCGCCGGGCTCGCGGGCGATCGTCGAGGAGTGGCGGCTCGCCCCGGCCGGTGCCGGCACCCGGGTCCAGTGGACGATCGCGGTGGACGGCACGGCCCCCTTCCGGACGTCGGTGCGGCTGGCGCGCCCCGGTCTCGCCCGGGCGTTCCGGGGCGCGGTGACCTCCCTGGACCGGCGGCTGGCCGCCTCGGCGTCCTGA
- a CDS encoding PLP-dependent cysteine synthase family protein, producing MSTVQQTPSGVTLDVDRSDPAYRTWLKEAVRKVQADANRSADTHLLRFPLPERWGIDLYLKDESTHPTGSLKHRLARSLFLYGLCNGWIRPDRPVIEASSGSTAVSEAYFAKLIGVPFIAVMPRTTSAEKCRLIEFHGGRCHFVDDSRRMYEESARLAVETGGHYMDQFTYAERATDWRGNNNIAESIFRQLRLERFPEPAWIVATAGTGGTSATLARYVHYMQYDTRICVADPENSCFFEGWTTGDAHVTCDCGSRIEGIGRPRMEPSFVPGAVDRMMKVPDAASVAAVRALEGAIGRKAGGSTGTGLWSALKIVAEMVAEGRRGSVVTLLCDPGDRYLDKYYSDAWLAGQGLDITPYAAALDQLLATGVWPE from the coding sequence CGTGACCCTCGACGTCGACCGCAGCGATCCCGCCTATCGCACCTGGCTGAAAGAAGCCGTGCGCAAGGTGCAGGCGGACGCGAACCGTTCGGCCGACACCCATCTGCTGCGCTTCCCGCTGCCCGAGCGGTGGGGCATCGACCTGTACCTCAAGGACGAGTCCACGCACCCCACCGGCAGCCTCAAGCACCGGCTGGCCCGCTCCCTGTTCCTGTACGGCCTCTGCAATGGCTGGATCCGGCCGGACCGCCCGGTGATCGAGGCGTCCAGCGGCTCGACGGCCGTCTCCGAGGCGTACTTCGCCAAGCTGATCGGCGTGCCCTTCATCGCGGTCATGCCCCGCACGACGAGCGCCGAGAAGTGCCGCCTCATCGAGTTCCACGGCGGCAGGTGCCACTTCGTGGACGACTCCCGGCGGATGTACGAGGAGTCGGCCCGTCTCGCGGTGGAGACCGGCGGCCACTACATGGACCAGTTCACCTACGCGGAACGGGCCACCGACTGGCGTGGCAACAACAACATCGCCGAGTCCATCTTCCGGCAGCTGCGCCTCGAGCGGTTCCCGGAGCCCGCGTGGATCGTCGCCACGGCCGGCACCGGCGGCACCTCCGCGACCCTCGCCCGGTACGTCCACTACATGCAGTACGACACCCGTATCTGCGTGGCCGACCCGGAGAACTCCTGTTTCTTCGAGGGCTGGACGACCGGCGACGCCCATGTCACCTGCGACTGCGGCTCCCGGATCGAGGGCATCGGCCGGCCCCGGATGGAACCGAGCTTCGTGCCCGGCGCCGTCGACCGCATGATGAAGGTGCCCGACGCCGCGAGCGTCGCCGCCGTACGCGCCCTGGAGGGGGCCATCGGCCGCAAGGCGGGCGGCTCCACGGGCACCGGCCTGTGGAGCGCGCTGAAGATCGTCGCCGAGATGGTGGCCGAGGGGCGGCGGGGCAGCGTGGTGACGCTGCTGTGCGACCCGGGGGACCGGTACCTCGACAAGTACTACTCGGACGCCTGGCTCGCCGGGCAGGGCCTCGACATCACGCCGTACGCGGCGGCCCTCGATCAGCTGCTCGCCACGGGCGTCTGGCCCGAGTGA
- a CDS encoding MOSC domain-containing protein, with translation MGHPQLQSIHVHPVKAFRSIELREAVVEPWGLAGDRRWALIDAGGKVVTQRRHPLLARAAAEPMPGGGVRLSAPGMDTLTVPVPRATGTVPMEIFGDKVETVPAEDDAAHRWCSAYLGTEARLVHLDSPATRRPVDPEHALPGETVSLADGYPLLLTTTASLDALNSLIARGEHAAEGPLPMDRFRPNVVVSGTAAWAEDGWTRVAIGEVAFRVAKMCGRCAVTTTDQRTGDRGKEPLHTLGGHRRTGGGLIFGQNLVPQGPGTIRAGDPVEILG, from the coding sequence ATGGGACACCCACAGCTGCAGTCGATCCACGTCCACCCGGTCAAGGCGTTCCGGAGCATCGAGCTCCGGGAAGCCGTCGTGGAGCCCTGGGGGCTGGCCGGCGACCGGCGCTGGGCGCTGATCGACGCTGGGGGAAAGGTCGTGACACAGCGGCGGCACCCGCTGCTGGCGCGCGCCGCCGCCGAGCCGATGCCCGGCGGCGGCGTCCGCTTGTCCGCGCCCGGCATGGACACCCTGACGGTGCCCGTGCCGCGCGCGACGGGCACCGTGCCGATGGAGATCTTCGGCGACAAGGTGGAGACGGTCCCCGCCGAGGACGACGCCGCGCACCGCTGGTGCAGCGCCTACCTCGGCACCGAGGCGCGCCTCGTGCACCTGGACTCCCCCGCCACGCGCCGGCCGGTCGACCCGGAGCACGCCCTGCCCGGCGAGACGGTGAGCCTGGCCGACGGCTACCCGCTGCTGCTCACCACCACGGCGTCCCTCGACGCCCTCAACTCCCTGATCGCCCGCGGGGAGCACGCCGCCGAGGGGCCGCTGCCCATGGACAGGTTCCGGCCGAACGTCGTCGTCTCGGGCACCGCCGCCTGGGCCGAGGACGGCTGGACCCGCGTCGCCATCGGGGAGGTCGCCTTCCGGGTCGCCAAGATGTGCGGGCGCTGCGCGGTCACCACCACCGACCAGCGCACCGGCGACCGCGGCAAGGAACCCCTGCACACCCTCGGCGGACACCGCCGCACGGGCGGCGGACTGATCTTCGGGCAGAACCTGGTCCCCCAGGGCCCGGGCACCATCCGGGCCGGTGACCCGGTCGAGATCCTCGGCTGA
- a CDS encoding O-antigen ligase family protein gives MTSGTGPDEDSDRRNVSDATGVVVLGACAAWSLISAGVHGGRPEGVLLAVLAVAAGYAVGRIGGALLPVAAPCAGALAGVALTLAVPRLAPGPQLVAPLGHAGATAAVLTLSAGAACCAAWSARSPLPRLGLRVLAAGIAVTAAVLGSTSGFVLCTAVLLCSLAAAQVRRGVGIAGLAVAALAVTGLTWAVAEGAVPGGLGGWLEGQLTRQRVGLWHDALRLAGHHPALGVGPGRFGEAGGTAGGLVLADARPHSAPLQQAAEQGIVGLLLLAAAFSWMLFALWRTRRPTPVALTAGATLTAVAAVAAVGNALSFTAVSVGAGLLAGLATARPLTLESSRSREAPARARDDHPVP, from the coding sequence ATGACGTCCGGGACGGGTCCGGACGAGGACAGCGACAGACGAAACGTTTCTGACGCGACGGGCGTCGTGGTGCTGGGCGCCTGCGCCGCCTGGTCGCTGATCTCGGCGGGCGTCCACGGCGGGCGTCCCGAGGGCGTCCTGCTGGCGGTGCTCGCGGTCGCGGCCGGCTACGCGGTGGGGCGGATCGGCGGCGCGCTGCTGCCGGTCGCCGCACCCTGCGCCGGCGCGCTGGCCGGGGTGGCCCTCACCCTGGCCGTGCCGCGGCTGGCGCCCGGCCCTCAGCTGGTCGCCCCGCTGGGCCACGCCGGGGCGACGGCCGCCGTGCTGACCCTCTCGGCCGGCGCCGCCTGCTGCGCGGCCTGGTCGGCGCGGTCACCGCTGCCCCGCCTCGGCCTGCGCGTGCTGGCCGCCGGGATCGCGGTGACGGCGGCCGTGCTGGGCTCCACCAGCGGCTTCGTCCTCTGTACGGCCGTCCTGCTGTGCTCGCTCGCCGCCGCCCAGGTGCGGCGGGGCGTGGGCATCGCGGGGCTGGCCGTGGCGGCGCTCGCGGTGACCGGCCTGACCTGGGCGGTCGCGGAGGGGGCGGTGCCCGGCGGGCTCGGCGGCTGGCTGGAGGGGCAGCTGACCCGGCAGCGGGTCGGGCTGTGGCACGACGCCCTGCGGCTGGCCGGCCACCATCCGGCCCTCGGTGTGGGTCCCGGCCGCTTCGGAGAGGCCGGCGGGACGGCCGGCGGCCTGGTGCTCGCGGACGCACGGCCGCACTCGGCGCCGTTGCAGCAGGCCGCGGAGCAGGGGATCGTCGGTCTGCTGCTGCTCGCGGCGGCCTTCTCCTGGATGCTGTTCGCCCTGTGGCGCACCCGGCGGCCGACGCCCGTCGCCCTCACGGCGGGCGCGACGCTGACGGCCGTGGCCGCGGTCGCCGCCGTCGGCAACGCGCTGAGCTTCACGGCGGTGTCGGTGGGCGCGGGGCTGCTGGCGGGGCTGGCGACGGCACGGCCCCTGACGCTGGAGTCGTCCCGGAGCCGTGAGGCGCCGGCACGCGCGCGGGACGATCATCCCGTGCCGTGA
- a CDS encoding right-handed parallel beta-helix repeat-containing protein yields the protein MAQGTVQVTHTGTSRWRRRTGEYASLAAALEAAADGDVLTVAPGTYRENLVVQRAVTLRGPEGSPGSVRIAPLDGVPLTVRASAVVLDLHVEGQDAAAPALLVEEGTPELSGMRIVTRSAAGIEVRGGARPTVRRCTVDNPAGVGIAVLDGGGGVFEECEVVAAGQAGIAVRGGGHPRLDRCRVHHASGSGLTATGENSALEAVGCEIYEVRGSGVQITGRATAHLTDCDVHRTTSDGVTLDTDAVLTLADCRIHDVPENAVDLRSRSVLTLTRTTVRQFGRNGLSVWDPGTRVDANQCEIFDSTGDYPAVWVSDGATAVLDSCRVHDVPDALFVLDRGSRADVVDSDLSQVRNTAVSVSDGATAQLDDCRIRDAATGAWFRDHGSGGTLNNCMVDGTQTGVIVTKGADPTIERCTVDSPAEAGFYVSAGGRGTFLNCRVRGSAGYGFHVIDGCRTTLRKCRTERCARGGYEFAEGGADGPGSGPDVEDCTSDESAGLRQQPPAEPVVQTAHQSPGGLLGSVPVPRAVEEEAAATVPHPEPSSRTSQDVLGELDALVGLESVKREVRALTDMIEVGRRRREAGLKAASVKRHLVFTGSPGTGKTTVARLYGEILASLGVLEKGHLVEVSRVDLVGEHIGSTAIRTQEAFEKARGGVLFIDEAYALSPEDSGRDFGKEAIDTLVKLMEDHRDAVVVIVAGYTAEMERFLQVNPGVASRFSRTITFSDYGPEELLRIVEQQAEEHEYRLGPGVAEALQKYFTVLPKGPAFGNGRTARQTFEAMVERHAGRVAQLPEPSTDDLTLLYTEDLPELT from the coding sequence ATGGCACAGGGCACGGTCCAGGTGACGCACACCGGCACTTCGCGGTGGCGGCGCCGCACGGGTGAGTACGCGTCGCTCGCCGCCGCCCTGGAGGCCGCGGCCGACGGAGACGTCCTCACCGTCGCCCCCGGCACCTACCGGGAGAACCTCGTGGTGCAGCGGGCGGTCACCCTGCGCGGCCCCGAGGGCTCCCCCGGCTCGGTGCGCATCGCGCCCCTGGACGGCGTGCCGTTGACGGTGCGCGCCTCGGCCGTGGTGCTGGACCTGCACGTGGAGGGCCAGGACGCGGCGGCGCCCGCGCTGCTGGTCGAGGAGGGCACCCCGGAGCTGTCCGGCATGCGGATCGTCACCCGCTCCGCCGCCGGGATCGAGGTGCGCGGCGGCGCCCGGCCCACGGTGCGGCGCTGCACCGTCGACAATCCGGCGGGCGTCGGCATCGCCGTGCTCGACGGCGGCGGCGGGGTGTTCGAGGAGTGCGAGGTCGTCGCGGCCGGTCAGGCCGGCATCGCGGTGCGCGGCGGCGGGCATCCCCGCCTGGACCGCTGCCGGGTGCACCACGCCTCCGGCTCGGGCCTGACGGCGACCGGGGAGAACTCCGCGCTGGAGGCGGTCGGTTGCGAGATCTACGAGGTGCGGGGCTCCGGGGTGCAGATCACCGGCCGGGCCACCGCCCACCTCACCGACTGCGACGTGCACCGCACCACGTCCGACGGCGTCACCCTCGACACGGACGCCGTGCTGACCCTGGCGGACTGCCGCATCCACGACGTCCCGGAGAACGCGGTCGACCTGCGGTCGCGCTCGGTGCTCACCCTGACCCGCACGACGGTCCGTCAGTTCGGCCGCAACGGCCTGTCGGTGTGGGACCCGGGCACTCGCGTCGACGCCAACCAGTGCGAGATCTTCGACAGCACCGGCGACTACCCGGCCGTCTGGGTCAGCGACGGCGCCACCGCGGTGCTGGACTCCTGCCGGGTGCACGACGTGCCGGACGCGCTGTTCGTCCTCGACCGGGGCTCCCGCGCGGACGTCGTCGACAGCGACCTGTCCCAGGTGCGCAACACCGCGGTGTCGGTGAGCGACGGCGCCACCGCCCAGCTCGACGACTGCCGTATCCGGGACGCCGCGACGGGCGCCTGGTTCCGCGACCACGGCAGCGGCGGCACGCTCAACAACTGCATGGTGGACGGCACCCAGACCGGTGTGATCGTCACCAAGGGCGCCGATCCGACGATCGAGCGCTGCACCGTGGACTCCCCGGCGGAGGCCGGCTTCTACGTCTCGGCGGGCGGCCGCGGCACCTTCCTGAACTGCCGGGTCCGGGGCAGCGCCGGCTACGGCTTCCATGTGATCGACGGCTGCCGTACGACGCTGCGCAAGTGCCGCACCGAGCGCTGCGCGCGCGGGGGTTACGAGTTCGCGGAAGGTGGCGCCGACGGGCCGGGGTCGGGCCCGGACGTGGAGGACTGCACGAGCGACGAGAGCGCGGGCCTGCGGCAGCAGCCCCCGGCCGAGCCCGTGGTGCAGACGGCGCACCAGTCACCCGGCGGCCTCCTCGGCTCGGTCCCGGTGCCACGCGCCGTCGAGGAGGAGGCGGCCGCCACCGTTCCGCACCCCGAGCCGTCGTCCCGGACCTCCCAGGACGTCCTCGGCGAACTGGACGCGCTGGTCGGCCTGGAGAGCGTCAAGCGTGAGGTGCGGGCGCTGACCGACATGATCGAGGTGGGCCGGCGGCGCCGCGAGGCCGGGCTGAAGGCGGCCTCGGTCAAACGGCATCTGGTCTTCACCGGCTCCCCCGGCACCGGCAAGACGACCGTCGCCCGTCTCTACGGCGAGATCCTCGCCTCCCTGGGCGTGCTGGAGAAGGGGCACCTGGTGGAGGTGTCCCGGGTCGACCTGGTCGGGGAGCACATCGGCTCCACGGCGATCCGCACCCAGGAGGCGTTCGAGAAGGCGCGCGGCGGCGTGCTGTTCATCGACGAGGCGTACGCGCTGTCCCCGGAGGACTCGGGCCGGGACTTCGGCAAGGAGGCCATCGACACCCTGGTGAAGCTGATGGAGGACCACCGGGACGCGGTCGTCGTGATCGTCGCGGGCTACACCGCGGAGATGGAGCGCTTCCTCCAGGTCAACCCGGGTGTGGCGTCCCGTTTCTCACGGACCATCACCTTCAGCGACTACGGGCCCGAGGAGCTGCTGCGGATCGTGGAGCAGCAGGCCGAGGAGCACGAGTACCGGCTGGGCCCCGGGGTGGCCGAGGCGCTGCAGAAGTACTTCACGGTGCTCCCGAAGGGCCCCGCGTTCGGCAACGGCCGTACGGCCCGGCAGACCTTCGAGGCGATGGTGGAACGGCACGCGGGCCGGGTCGCCCAGCTCCCGGAGCCCAGCACGGACGATCTGACGCTGCTGTACACCGAGGACCTTCCCGAGCTGACCTGA